From the genome of Mustela erminea isolate mMusErm1 chromosome 3, mMusErm1.Pri, whole genome shotgun sequence:
GACACTGGGGACAAGTTTGATAAATGGCTGCAGCCGGGTTACGACCGGGAGAAGCCGCCGAGCCCGAATACCAGAGAGGAGGAGAACGGAAATTACCTGGACGCCATGTTAGTTAGGGGCAAAGTCACTTCCGGTCTCTTCTGAGACAGTCAGGTGAGGAGAGTGGGTTATTTATTGGATGGCTTCGATGTTTCTACGTTATTACTTCTTGCTTGGACGTTGGGGTTATGTAATAAAGAACCTTTATATTAATGATTCCCAATCGCGACTGTCTCCTTGTGAAAGTGCGTAAGAGCCAAGTCCTAACAAATATAGCTGCCGTTGATTGGAATTCTGGCTTCCCAAAGCGCTATTTGTACATTCTCTCAATTAATTCCCGGAAAAGGCGAGGCCGAGTTACTTTGCTCAAGACCACAggctagaggggtgcctggtgactcagtcagttacactggcaacccttgatttcagcttaggtcttgatctctgggtagTGAGACTgaacccctcccctcccttcggCTCCACCCTCAGCGGGGAGTAGCTTCtttcatccctctccctctgcctctccccttgctcaggTGCTCCCCTgcacactttctctaaaataaatgatttttaaaacaaaacaaaacaaaaaaacatactgCTGGTAAATAAAGGTCTGGGACACAAATCCCTATGCCCGACCTAGTCTTACCCTCTGCACATCCTGCTCACTCACCTTACCCTACTCTTTGGTTTTGCTGGTCAAGCAGACAGAAATGTTATTTAAGTACATTTTAATTTAGGACCTTGTAAACTtgaagaaaaatctcaacctTTCCCTCATCGCATAATTGTTGTTTGCCTTCCCTATGTCACAGCCTTTCAGGTTAATTTTcaggtaaaatttctttttactagGAATGAACGATTTGAAGCAAAAGATGTAAAGACCTTTTTCCTCCGTgaattatgtcattttaaaaaataatgcaagtcATCAGACCAGCAAGATAATAGGTGCCTTCTTAAATTGTAACTCATTAGATTTGCAGATGAATGTTTAACATAACCAAGCAATTAAACCAAATATACTCGGTACTGTCTTTTATATAGGAAACAATAGATGATCTTGTGACATTGCACGATGGTGCcctctaattttttaagaatgatCAAAACATACTTATTTTCGTTTCCAGCTTAGAATCATTGCCCAATTTCCTGAAAATTCATAGTTTATTGTTATAATTTCAGGCTAACTAGGGTCCTGTGTTCAGTTAACCAAAACCCCGTATCTCCCaatacttgaaaataaagttCTCACAGGGCCAAAATCAGCTCAATACTGGAGCTTCTCTTCTTTTAGATAAATCTGTATGGTTCCTTCAGCTGTTCCATAAATGAGGTAATAATTTTGGTTATTCTAGGAATATGTCCTGGTTTGTTAAAATCTCAAAAGTGTCAGATCAGAACTAAACAAGAATTCCAATTTATTCCTCAAATAAGTTCATGGAGCTATAAGAAGGCAGAATAAAGGCCTCCAAAGATGTCCTTGTTTAAATCCTAGGAATTTttgaatatgttaccttatatgacaaaaaggactttgcagatgtgattaaattaaggctTTTGAGATGGATTGTCtggtgggcccaatgtaatcacaaggatccttataagtggaagaaggaagcagagtcAGGGAGAGGTTTGAAGATGCCCTATTGCTGGTTCTGAAGATAGAGGAAGGGGCCTCAACCCAAGAAATGCAGGTAGCTTCTAGAAGGTAAGGTAAGGGAAAtgttcttccctagagcctctagaaggaatgcagccctatTAACACATGATTTCAGCCCACTGAAATTCAGACTCCTGACTTCCAGAACATTACCTGCTTGTGGTCCCTTCCATCTTGAAAGCCAACAGTAGAGGATCTTCAATCTTTGACTGTCACCTCTCCTTCCACCATCATATCTCCTCCTTCTTCTGTAGCCCTCTTTCACTTATAAGGCCTCGATGACTATATTTGCCCTATCTGGACAATCCAGGAATCTCACCCATCagaagatccttaatttaatgaCATCTGGAAATCCCTTTTACCATGTAAAGTAACATAATCATAGGCTCCAGAGATTAGGACATGGGCATCTTCTGCCTACCATACCCAGTTTAGTTGAAGCTGGTCAATAAggttgaaatggaaggaaatgaagTAGGAGAAGCAGCCATGGACCTGATCATAAAAGAACCCTAGAATCCAAGGTAAGGATTAATTTTGTGATGAAATGCCTTACCAGCAGTAGAGTGAgatcataatttaaattttatagaaatcacTTTGTGTGCTGAATGGCAAATTGACTACAATGGAAGCAGAACTTACCTAGGAGGCTCTCAAAGTACTCCAGGCAAGATATGACAGTGGCTTGGATTAGGGTGGTGTAGTAGAAGAGGTGAAAAAAATGATTGGATTCATGATCTGTATTGCCAAGAATAAGAGAGAAGAGTTAGGATGATTTCATAGCTTTTGACTTGTGCAACTTGGTCAATGGTATTATGGTAGATGTAGAATGCTGCAGCACTACGATTCCCCAAATGTTAACAGTTGACCACAATTACTTTATCCTTTTCTATCTCTCtatacataaacattttctttgtatttttttactgtTTGAAAGTGAgatgctcggggcgcctgggtggctcagtgggttaagctgctgctttcggctcaggtcatgatctcgaggtcctgggatcgagtcccgcatcaggctctctgctcagcagggagcctgcttcccttcctctctctctgcctgtctctctgcctacttgtgatctctctctgtcaaataaataaataaaatcttttaaaaagttaaaaaaaaaaaaagaaagtgagatgcTGACATGATACTCACTCCCATACTCCTAAATACTTCggtttttttattcttaaaaaaaaaaaaaaaaaaaaaaagacagtctcttacaTCAGTGGGCCTCAAAGTACGATTCCAGGGCAACCAGCAAATGCATCACTTGGAAACCTGTTAGAAACCTAAATTATAAGACCCTATCCCAGGGAAactaattttgataattttgctGTGGTTATCTGAGAAAATTAACACAACTTTCAAAGCTACTATCTAATTGATAGGCATTATTTAGATTTTGCCAATTGTCCTAGTTATGTCTTTGACAGTAGCAAACGAATCACTTTTGAGACTCAAGGGATCCACTATCAAAAATTTTCATTGGCAGAGGACAGGACAAAACAAACTAGTAAACATTCTCATATAGGATAGTCCTGGAGCTATAGTTAATTTTTCCTAGTAAGGGCATGTGGAAATTAAATGTTAGCTAGAGAAGAAGGCCAAGAATGGAACCGATTGAGAAGTCTGGAACTGGACGCTTACTGTGAAGGAGAAATAGCATTCAAAGGGGTAGGAGACAAGACCACGAGAGCGAAAACTATTATTGAAAAGAgcaaatgggggcacctgagtggctcagatcatgatcccagggacctgggttctagcccccgcattgggctccctgcccggcgGGAAGcccgattctccctctcccactcccccctgcttgtgttccctctcttactgtgtctctcaaataaataaaatcttcaagaaaaaaaaaaaaagaaaggaaatgatcaacaataGGAAATAATGCCAAGAGGTCTACTAAgataagaaatggaaatgttcACAGAATTTTGTAAGTGGAGGTCCTTAACAACATTGACAAGAggggaatgggttaaaaaaaaatgagaaagtagacacagaataaataaaagttttaagaagCATTAAAGATATGAAAGGGTATGTCAAGGAAGGTGTTCTTCCTTTAAGGTGGGACATGGTTACATTATGCTGATTACTTCCGGGAAGAAGTCTTAGTTGCCCAGTGGAGGGAGATGTACAAAGTCGGATTGCTTGGGTTCCTACCCTGGAGTCTAATTTAATTGATCAAGAGTTTGGTCAGATTCAAGAGGATTTTTCAAAAGTTTCCCAAGTGATTTTAATGTGCAGTGAGAACCACTGCTAGAGGGAGAAATATCCTGGTACAAGGAGGGCTTACATACTGTAATCAAGACCTTTTGCAGCTGAGAAATTGTTAGGGTGTCTCAGACAGCAAACACGACCAGCACTGCCCGGATTATCAAATCTTTTCAGTTACAGTATCTAATTATTCCCACAACGGTCCATAAAGCAAGTGAAGAAGGACGTATACAGTAACTCCACTCACCAAGACACACTAAAGAAAAAAGACCTCGGCGTTCCTCTCTAGAGTCTCAATCAGGAACCTCTCTTCCGCCCAGGCTCCTCCGCAATTCTTGGAAACTCCCGCGCGCTCTCTGCGCTTTGAGCGCAGGTCGCCAGTGCGCACGCGCAAGGCCAGCCCGGACGCCCGAGCAGCGGTCCCCGCGCAGGCTTGGCTGTGCACGCCCGCCCTCTGCCCGCTGTCCCGGCTCCTCCCTCCTCTCGAGCTTCTGCCCGGGGCGGCCGCGCGGGAGGGAGGCCGAGATGGCAGATGAGATCGCCAAGGCTCAGGCCGCGCGGCCTGGTGGCGACACAATCTTCGGGAAGATCATTCGCAAGGAAATCCCAGCCAAAATCATTTTTGAGGATGACCAGGTAGACACGGGACGTGGCCTCCCTGGAGGGCTGAGGCAAGGGCAGTCTCCCTTGAACACGCGGGTTTCCCGCGGCCGAAAGGGAAAGGATCGGTCGGCGACGCGAAGGGAAGGGACTCGGCAGCCCCGCGGGGCCTCTGCCGCGGGCCCCCAGCCAGCGGGCAGGGCCGCGGCCGCTCCGAGGCCGCCTGCCGGCGCGTGCCGGCGCTCCGGTTACGCGTTATCAGCCCGGGGCGCGGGTCAGGCTGCCGGGCGCCTGCGGGGCCAACACTTCGGGGTCCAGGCGCGTGTAGGGGACGCGCTGGCTCATCGGCGTGGGCGCCCCCCGGCTCCGCCTCTGCCTCGGACCTCGCCCGTGTCAGGAATCTCACAATCTCGCCAGCGCTCTGCCTGACAGGGAGAAATCCGATCGCGCCCTGACTGGGGCCCAATCTCCGCGATCTCCCGCGCACAGCCTACCCGCCTGGGCTTTCCCGGGCGCCAGTCCGCTCCACTTTGTGTGAGACGGACGGGGGCCGGCAGCCTTGGAGTGAAcggcggggcgcggggggcggggggcgcgtgCGGACGCGCTGGGCCAAAGGTCCGCCTCCGCCAGGGCCTGCTAGTCAACCCCCCCCTCCGCCATCCTTTTCCGGCTGCGGACTCTGGCGGAGGGGGGTGGGTCGCCTTTTGGAATTTGCTTTCCCTTGGCCCCGCGCGGTAGCAAATTTGCTTTCCTATTTGGCAGGAAGCAGTTTTATGCCAGGGGACTAAGCACGTTTTTGTTGACTTCCTCGTAGGTGAAATTCTGTTTTAGGAGGACCAAGTAGATGTGACATCTTGTGTAAAATACTTACTGAGCGAGTTGTATTTATGGGTTTGGACCTCAGATGAAGATGGGCAGGAGATTGGGCGATTTAGACAAATTAactgttaaattaattttaagaaatatggaaTATAAGGGAAACACTGGTTTTACTCTCCTAGTAGCGTTCTTAGATTCAAAATGTTATCTGAGATTTAATTAGATTCCTCTAGGTGAATTTTGATGGCTTTATTTGTTACTAGCAGGGAAGTTCTTTTGCTCTAGAAAATGcgtatttttaagtattttcactTGCTTTTTATAAATGACAATTGAAATTCTGATGTTTGAACCACCTAAGACCCAAGAGTATGACTGCATGAAGCAGTCTAAGTGATACAGCATTTTGTGTGGAGTACTAAATAGAATTAGTCTTGAGACCGTTTAGCAGGGAGGGTTCTATATAAGCAGCTTCCACGTTTAGTAGAgaacaagagataaaaatatattcatgcgGTATGTAATTTGTCTAAATGCTTCATTAACTTCATTTCTACAAAAGACAAAAGGCAAACAGTTGAGTAAGATGGGAAGAAATAGGTATTAGTCAAAATATCAGACAAATACATAATTACTAAGCTGATCACTGCAGTAAAGGGAAAAATCCAGGAAACTGCTCAATCAGCACTCCTAACATAGGGAAGGTGGAGAGAGAAATCTGATTTCTTTCAGAAATCTTATATATGCTGGTTGCTGAGGAATGGATGTCAGGTTAAGTTAGACAGAAATTGGGCTTGAGGGGGTAGAGGACCATTGCAGTAGAGGGAAGGGCCTTTGAAAAAAGCCTGGGAGTTTGGAGAGAGATGAAAGACACTGTGATTTGATCAGGAAGAGTTGTATGAGATCAAATTGAAAAGGTGGACAAGGATTAGCAtgcttaatttctatttcacttaAATGTCCCTACCTCAGAGTGGTTTGTCTGTGAACCCCCaatcaaaattgttttttttttcctttgaaaatcatttgtttcactctttacttttcctttgtaaCATGTAGGTAAGATCGTACCTTAATTATACCTTTATTTGTTTAAGGTCAGCCTTCCCATTAGACTAAATTCTATGAAAATAGCCGTGGGATCACATGTATTGTGTACACTTCTGGTTACCTAGCATCTACTACAGTTCCTCCCATGGGGCTagtgtgaaagaataaatttagcCTAGAAGATGATACACTAAAACagattttttcctccccttttctctaGTGTCTTGCTTTCCATGACATTTCCCCTCAAGCACCAACTCATTTTCTGGTGATACCCAAGAAACATATATCCCAGATTTCTGTAGCAGAAGATGATGATGAAAGTGTAAGTAAATTTACCAACACAatttattttcctgcctttttttttttttttttaaatttgggagaCTAAATTTTTACCAGAAAGTgaggtcatatttttattttcctgagggaATTATTGAGGGAAATAACCAGACAGTCCTTTGGGAGTCAGTGCAATGTAGAAATAGTttgattttttcaaaattgaGATATAGTTGGCACATAACATTATGTTAGCtttaggtgtacagcataatggtttgatatatgtatattatgagATGATCACCATAGTCAAGTGAACATCCATCATCACCAATTCTTAAAATGGTTCCTTACAAGCAGTAGTTGGTGAGACTCATTTTTCCTCAATAAAGAAACAGTACATCATACAGGGGATGatgtgggggttttgtttgttttgtttttgttttagatttaaagaaaatttatttgacagagggagagagaacaaggagagggagtggcaggcagagggagaggaagcaggctttcctgcagagcagggaggccaatgtggggctcattcccaggaatctgggatcatgacctgagctgaaggcagttgcttaacggagacacccaggggccctaatgttttctatcaatttttttctattaatgccattagagaaaagaaaaatcactactTGGTTTTGCCAGATGTCTAGGcctcaattaaatattttcttaatactcCTTGTGGTATAATTGTTTATAAATACTGGCTCCTCTTCTTCAGGAGTGCTTTAACACTTTGTGCCTTATTGATGTCAGGCCTGGTCATGTGACTTGATTTGGCCAGGAAGTGCAAGCAGGAGTGACACATCTTGTATAAAAACTATAAGAGATGAGCAACTGGTTTGTCAAGTTCTCTCTTTCCACTGCCACTCTAGTCATACACAAACTACTCCATCAGCCTGGGTTTCAAAGtgaaaaagatgaagaatttaGAGCCTAATCAATTTGTGATGAGTATGTAGTAAGCACAAGAAGTGTATCTTTGTTATAAACCAGTATTTTAGGGTGGTTTGTTACCCCAGCTTAACCAAACTTACCCTGATTGATGTACTTTTCTAGTACAAGAAAGCAAGATACATCTTGctttattaataacatttaaatctttttttttttttaagattttatttattaattgagaatgagagagtgagagagcacgagagcggagaggggcagaggaaaaagcggATTCAGTCctgggattcctttttttttttttttttttttaaagattttatttctttacttaataGAGAGATacatagtgagagaaggaacacaagcaggggaagtgggagagggagaagcaggcttcccacagagcatggagcccaatgcagggctcgatccctggaccctggatcatgacctgagccaaaggcagatgcttaacgactgagccacccaggcgccctattaagAACATTTAAATACCCACttggaaaatgattttaaaattgttttaattgagGAGATTTATGTCTAATTTGTTTATTGGAATTAGTAATGAGTAAATATCTAATCTTAATGGGTTTTTAATTATGAATTGTGTTGTAATAGTATTAagagtttccaaatatttgcccAGAGGGATATGTTTCAACTTGATGGCCTTTTAATATTTCAGCTTGGTAGTATGTTATTTAATGGCAAGAATTTGTAAACTGCCTGTgcttaagaaactttttttcttttccagcttcttgGACATTTAATGATTGTTGGCAAGAAATGTGCTGCTGATTTGGGCCTGAAGAAGGGTTATCGAATGGTGGTGAATGAAGGTTCAGATGGGGGACAGTCTGTCTATCATGTTCATCTCCATGTTCTTGGAGGTCGGCAGATGAATTGGCCTCCTGGTTAAGCTTGTTTTAGGGTTGATTTTCCCTCCTCTAGGCAGTAGTCAATATTTCCCAGTTCTGTAGGTTAAACAATATACTTCCTTTTGCCTATGTATGGAGAGattgaggaaataatttttaaaagccatacaTAATAAAAGACAATGTTGCATGGTTTATAGCCTCTTTGACTCCTGTATTTgatttagtaaaaaaaatattcatatgtatttGTTGGAATGTATGATGGTAGAGTTCATAATTTGGGaggtttttagtttttcttctcaaGGAGGGTTAAACATATGTACATCGTTATAATCGTGTTACTGGTTTCTGAATACAAATTATAAGATTTCACAAATTTAGCTTTGAAATACCATTTTAGGGTAAAATATTAGTCCAGGAGAAGATTTTCTAATCtaaatctctcatttttttaagaacaaaggaATATATGATGTGATTAATCCAGAAAGTGACAGGTTTGGGTCTAAAAGGAATAGTTTTTGTCTAGCCCATGTTTTACCTGGACTTTGGGATAATTTGGAAGGGATGAAAGTAGATTTATCACAGAATCTTTAATGACCATGTGAAGCTGCACATTGGCATTTCTTTTGTTATCTAAACTCTTGtctgaatatttattataatcataCTACTTAGAATTAATTTTCCAAATTGAAAACCTACTgggtttttttgagttttttttttttttaagattttatttatttatttgacagagatcacaagtaagcagagaggcaggcagagagaggggggaaataggctgcctgatgcagggctcgatctcagggccctgagagcatgacctgagccgaaggcagaggcttaacccactgagccacccaggcgcccgaaaaccTACTGTTTTCAATGTGCATTGTACACtagcaaaaatatttaagttgtaCGTGGATCTGGCTATGTGGTGTTGGGGGAGTGGAATCTAGTGGTTTGAGTTCTCATGAAGACCAAACTTTTTTAGGGTTGCCATGCACCCTAGCCTTTCTGAGATGTTGTAGGGCAAGTAGTTTTTGCCTTTTGGGTTTCCTTCATGTAGGCACTTTCTGTTCTCCAAAACCTAACTTGATACTTCTGTCTGCTTTACTTTCCTCTTTGATTCTCTTTGTGCTTATGGATTCCTTCCATTATTCATCTCTAAAAGGCCAATTTAGTAAGGGTTGACATtaattgaaaactttttttctacattttaaattatattattgatttttaaatagcttGGGTAGATTAGGAAAATTGGCCatttagatcttaaaaataattttttcctaattgtcattttttaaaagaattttatttctttatttgagagagagcgtgccagcatgagtcagagggagagggactagtagactccccactgagccgggagcgagcctgatatggggctctatcccaggattctaagatcatgacccaagctgaagaagACTTAcgcaactaagccacccaggtgcctcccagttgtcattttttaacatttttatagtgtTTAAAATCTTTGTGTAGTTATGtatcaagtttttaatttatttcatattttaaaaagcctttcccACCccaggaagattttaaaaaattattatttcttccccCTTAATACTATAATGgctttatgtatgttttaaaaagtaagctctaggcctaaggtggggcttgaattcacaaccttgagatcaagagtcccatgctccattGACTGGGCCAGTCAGGcaccctgactttttttttcaatggggaaaatgtCTGGGGATGAGTTCGGGAAGGACTTGTGCCactataaaaaatgtaataatgagAGAAGCATTTGTATTATGTGTAAGAGGATAGAGGCTGCCTTTTTAGGCACATTATCTTTCCCATTGATTTCATCAAACCAGTGCCAATAAATCAGACGACTGCTAAGTTGTCTCACTGGTTGTGTCTCTGACCTTTCTGCCTCAAACTGGGGCAGCTATTGCCCACCGACTTATTTCTGTGGATAATTGTGGGTGCaacttttttttccaagttaaagCTCCTTCCTTGTACTCATTTATGGTTCTTTATTGTAcaggttacat
Proteins encoded in this window:
- the HINT1 gene encoding histidine triad nucleotide-binding protein 1, with the protein product MADEIAKAQAARPGGDTIFGKIIRKEIPAKIIFEDDQCLAFHDISPQAPTHFLVIPKKHISQISVAEDDDESLLGHLMIVGKKCAADLGLKKGYRMVVNEGSDGGQSVYHVHLHVLGGRQMNWPPG